The following proteins are co-located in the Apium graveolens cultivar Ventura chromosome 5, ASM990537v1, whole genome shotgun sequence genome:
- the LOC141660525 gene encoding uncharacterized protein LOC141660525, translating into MDLILKDLTEPLTIEVVNQDRISVSQLCLNDQLEIHKHSFPADLIPFELGKFDVVLGMDWLSRHKVNIECKKKKDGDVTEDNIRVNYQRQRQKKEFLLIIKMKKLFRQGCEAHLAHIEDMEKEAPNLDEIPIAREFSDIFPDELPGLPSDREIEFTIDLIPEAKLVQRLHIVRPAGIGGIG; encoded by the coding sequence atggaTTTGATATTAAAAGACCTAACTGAGCCCTTAACCATAGAAGTGGTCAATCAGGATAGAATTTCAGTGAGTCAACTATGTCTTAACGATCAATTAGAAATCCACAAGCATTCTTTTCCGGCTGATCTGATACCCTTTGAGCTAGGAAAGTTTGATGTGgttctaggaatggattggttgtcccgGCATAAGGTAAATATTGAGTGCAAGAAAAAAAAAGATGGTGATGTTACCGAGGATAACATCAGGGTAAATTATCAAAGACAAAGACAGAAGAAAGAATTTCTCTTGATAATAAAGATGAAGAAACTTTTTAGACAAGGATGTGAGGCTCACTTAGCCCACATAGAAGACATGGAGAAGGAGGCACCTAACCTGGACGAGATTCCAATAGCCAGGGAATTTTCGGATAtctttccagatgagttaccaggattgccatCAGATCGTGAGATTGAGTTTACTATTGACCTAATACCCGAAGCCAAACTAGTTCAAAGGCTCCATATTGTACGACCAGCGGGAATTGGAGGAATTGGTTAA